A stretch of Lathyrus oleraceus cultivar Zhongwan6 chromosome 6, CAAS_Psat_ZW6_1.0, whole genome shotgun sequence DNA encodes these proteins:
- the LOC127091955 gene encoding PKS-NRPS hybrid synthetase cheA-like, with product MENLPKICVDTTDAFMTTERFGTREEVIRWIKEVGIDNKVTVIISRSDTKTGKRGRSNKIIFGCDKGGKHKISDSGTQSASKKCGCPFKIRSTPAKDGSGWKIDVKCGLHNHGLPDRLEGHSFIGRLTTDEKQHVADLAKRHVAPRNILLSLQDKFPENVTRITQVYKHKSVIEKEIRGPRSEIQHLFKLIEDAGYVYWSRKKDDSEVVREIFWAHPDSVKLLNIFPIVLVMDSTYKTNKYRQPLFEIVGMTSTELTFAVGFAYMESEQTENFCWVLEKLKELFVKKDMCPQVILTDRDLALMKAIEVVFPNSINLLCRFHINKNVGAKCKQHVVNDLQKTIDTLWMEVVWASDEVEYGQRLHQLEQACVDYSGFINYVKDTWLTPHRHRFVGAWINRVLHLGNTTTNRVESAHWKLKQMLGNSIGDMVKCWEAMNNNLRLQLGNIRASFQKSFYEVENAHVSPFYGYLRGSVSRAALRRIAEELLRVDYVGTNRQICGCTLRTSYGLPCACELGRYRVGGIPIPIDAVHVHWRKLTMEVELEKGEDDGSEVDMTAAMDELWRRFRSLDVVGKRALRSRVCELAYPTMTTLCPPPEE from the exons atggaaaatcttcccaaaatatgtgtagatactactgatgcgtttatgacgacggaaagatttggtacacgagaagaggttatcagatggattaaagaggttggaatcgacaataaagtaactgttattatcagtcgttcagatactaaaacggggaagagagggagaagtaacaaaataatatttggctgtgataaaggtgggaaacacaagattagtgatagtggtacccaaagtgcgtccaagaaatgtggatgtccatttaaaatcaggtcgactccggcgaaagatggatctggttggaagattgatgtaaaatgtgggttacataatcatggtttacctgatagattagaaggtcattcgtttattggtaggttgaccacagatgagaagcaacatgtcgctgatttggcaaagagacatgtagcacctagaaacattttgctttccttgcaagacaagtttcctgagaatgtcactcgtattacgcaagtatacaagcataagagtgtgatagaaaaagagataagaggtccaaggagtgagatacaacatctgtttaagcttattgaggatgcaggatatgtgtattggagtagaaaaaaggatgactcggaagtggtgagagagatattttgggcacatcctgattcagtgaagttgttgaatatatttccgattgtgttagttatggatagcacctacaagacaaacaaatatagacaacctttgtttgaaattgttggcatgacatcgactgagttgacttttgctgttggatttgcatatatggagtctgagcaaacagagaatttttgctgggtattggagaaattaaaagagttgtttgtgaagaaagacatgtgtccacaagtgattttgacagatagagatcttgctttgatgaaagcaattgaagttgtgtttcccaactcgattaatttgctatgtagatttcacattaacaaaaacgttggtgccaaatgcaaacaacatgtggtgaatgacctgcaaaagacgatagacacattatggatggaagttgtctgggctagtgatgaggttgagtatggtcagcggttgcatcaacttgagcaagcatgtgttgattatagtggatttattaattatgtgaaagacacatggttgactccacataggcatagatttgttggagcatggattaatcgagtcctacatttgggtaacacaacgactaatcg ggttgaatctgctcattggaagttaaagcagatgttaggaaacagtataggtgacatggtcaaatgttgggaagccatgaataacaacttgaggttacaactgggaaacattagagcttcatttcaaaagagtttttacgaagttgagaacgcgcacgtaagtcccttttatggttatttgcgtggttccgtatctcgagctgctttgagacgtattgctgaagagttattgagagttgattatgttggaactaacaggcaaatatgtggttgtactcttagaacatcttatgggttaccttgtgcttgtgagttaggaagatacagagtaggtggtataccgatacccattgatgctgttcatgttcattggaggaaactaactatggaagttgagttagagaaaggtgaagatgatggatcagaggtggatatgacagctgcaatggatgagttgtggagacgatttaggtcattagatgttGTTGGGAAAAGGGCATTAAGGAGTAGGGTATGTGAACTAGCATACCCAACAATGACAACATTGTGTCCACCACCTGAGGAGTAG